A window of the Lagopus muta isolate bLagMut1 chromosome 1, bLagMut1 primary, whole genome shotgun sequence genome harbors these coding sequences:
- the SKA3 gene encoding spindle and kinetochore-associated protein 3: protein MDVSRGFFGKLRSLALTLEREAKQLERALRGEDADYEEESPMRVLHDLHCEIRALKEDANAALGKSSSERQEINDFMKASEILMQRNAADLAKIRELFQKYGYKPVEVPTEEQQEEANGDSKASDQSKSDQEEADDAPPLPACAENPPVPGDPLRSPQLSDFGLSQYAFSRPWSALHGKQRAANASQENAKHTTPQKTQAACVLPKTPKCMLKMDDFECVTPKLEHFGINEHTMCMNEDYTMALIHKTAQSNNLVKKGDDEVNVAKKPPREMAVTPEPKTKAADESVPAADCMASPMIPVFCTPGVKIPPRADSAALAKSPERDKVPLPSHAATPPPPDFEARWMTRELMEMQEEKIMLVTKNNATEKQNIEDGIPSAVSSDEYLKHLGNPSPPKIKQYDHLLSTPPPPEITRIPDDVLQILSKYNHKVDSSISKKMETKAGDAAGFGSDFSDYCNKENRGYPDFFKSDV from the exons ATGGATGTGTCGAGGGGCTTCTTCGGCAAACTGCGCTCCCTGGCCCTCACGCTAGAGAGGGAGGCGAAGCAGCTGGAGCGGGCGCTGCGCGGGGAGGACGCGG ACTATGAAGAGGAATCTCCGATGAGGGTTTTGCACGACCTACACTGCGAAATCAGGGCTCTGAAG GAAGATGCTAATGCTGCTCTTGGCAAGAGTTCCTCTGAAAGGCAAGAAATTAATGACTTTATGAAGGCAAGTGAGATACTGATGCAAAGAAATGCAGCGGATCTTGCAAAAATAAGAGAGCTATTCCAGAAATACGGCTACAAACCCGTCGAAGTCCCTACAG aGGAGCAACAAGAGGAGGCGAATGGTGATTCGAAGGCATCTGACCAGAGTAAATCTGATCAGGAAGAAGCAGATGATGCACCTCCTCTTCCTGCCTGTGCTGAGAATCCTCCTGTGCCCGGAGACCCGCTGCGGAGCCCCCAGCTTTCTGATTTCGGCTTATCACAGTATGCTTTCTCCAGGCCCTGGAGTGCATTGCATGGAAAACAACGTGCAGCAAACGCCAgtcaagaaaatgcaaagcacaCAACTCCCCAGAAAACGCAGGCCGCCTGTGTTCTGCCCAAAACACCCAAATGCATGCTAAAGATGGATGACTTTGAGTGCGTTACACCAAAACTGGAACACTTTGGCATTAATGAACACACCATGTGTATGAATGAAGATTACACCATGGCACTTATTCATAAAACTGCCCAGTCAAACAA CTTAGTTAAAAAAGGCGACGATGAAGTGAATGTAGCAAAAAAGCCACCCAGGGAAATGGCAGTTACTCCTGagccaaaaacaaaagcagcagatgagaGCG TTCCAGCAGCAGACTGTATGGCTTCTCCTATGATACCCGTGTTCTGCACACCTGGTGTGAAAATCCCTCCCCGAGCAGACAGTGCAGCGTTAGCCAAGTCACCAGAAAGAGACAAAGTGCCTCTTCCCAGCCATGCAGCAACGCCACCACCTCCGGATTTTGAAGCCAGGTGGATGACAAGAGAACTTATG GAAATGCAAGAGGAGAAGATCATGTTGGTGACCAAAAACAATgcaacagagaaacaaaacatagaAGACGGCATTCCTTCTGCTGTGAGCTCTGATGAGTACCTCAAACATTTGGGGAACCCATCTCCtcccaaaataaaacagtacGACCATTTACTCAGCACTCCTCCACCTCCAGAAATAACAAGGATACCAGATGATGTACTACAG ATTCTGTCAAAGTATAACCATAAAGTGGACTCTTCTATATCTAAGAAAATGGAGACTAaggcaggagatgctgcaggatTTGGAAGTGATTTCAGTGATTACTGCAACAAAGAGAACAG AGGATATCCTGATTTTTTCAAGTCAGACGTTTGA